From Micromonospora echinospora, one genomic window encodes:
- a CDS encoding glycosyltransferase 87 family protein, protein MSAAADPPEETRPATGRFGRADALAIGAYVLLGVLVCLNYWGDIENRVSSHLPTDHSWFEWLFSHGAYSVRHLENPLFSERQNAPDGVNMMANTSLLGVTLPLAPLTLLLGPQVVYALYLGGALAATAATSYWVLSRRLVRSRAAAFVGGAFLGFAPGIVHHANGQPNFVSNFLLPLIVARVLRLGEPGRWRRNGVALGLLVAYQIFVNEEMLLLTALACLVIVVVYAVSRWRSARAQAGTFLAALGLGGGLALLLTAYPIWFQFNGPQSYRGLQGGVFHSWGEDLAAFVTFARDTLAGDPAVEKTIGLTEQNTWFGWPVVLVTLAAIVLLWRRSLAARIAAVLVAVFTVASLGPRIRLNGVETEVYGPWHYIPDDLPLVEMMMPTRLTLVVTGAVGVLLALAWDAADRSGRGVPAADADGQPADAEPGVTDSGTATARARRRWVRPVGCAAVALAVLPLVPRPLPAQQIDPPPTFITSGAWRTYVPDGRTLVPVPVPSNVHGLSTLRWSALTRHEFPVPGGYFIGPGPNDEGMFGAPNRPTSTLIYSTMDKGAAPELTDEDRRRAVEDLRYWRASVVVLGAHPREAALRDLMTGLLGEPRRVDDVWLWDVRPLV, encoded by the coding sequence GTGTCCGCTGCGGCCGACCCGCCGGAGGAGACCCGACCGGCGACCGGTCGGTTCGGCCGGGCCGACGCGTTGGCCATCGGAGCCTATGTGCTCCTCGGCGTTCTCGTGTGCCTGAACTACTGGGGGGACATCGAGAACCGGGTCTCCTCGCACCTGCCCACCGACCACAGCTGGTTCGAGTGGCTCTTCTCGCACGGCGCGTACTCCGTGCGCCACCTGGAGAACCCGCTCTTCTCGGAACGCCAGAACGCCCCGGACGGGGTGAACATGATGGCGAACACCTCGCTGCTCGGGGTGACCCTGCCGCTGGCGCCGCTGACCCTCCTGCTCGGTCCGCAGGTGGTCTACGCCCTCTACCTGGGCGGGGCGCTGGCCGCCACCGCCGCCACGTCGTACTGGGTGCTCTCGCGTCGGCTCGTCCGTTCCCGGGCGGCGGCGTTCGTCGGCGGCGCGTTCCTCGGGTTCGCGCCGGGCATCGTGCACCACGCCAACGGGCAGCCCAACTTCGTCTCGAACTTCCTGCTACCGCTGATCGTGGCCCGGGTGCTCCGCCTCGGCGAGCCGGGCCGGTGGCGACGCAACGGTGTGGCGCTGGGGCTGCTGGTCGCGTACCAGATCTTCGTCAACGAGGAGATGCTGCTCCTCACGGCCCTCGCCTGCCTGGTGATCGTGGTCGTCTACGCGGTGTCGCGCTGGCGGTCCGCGCGGGCCCAGGCCGGCACCTTCCTGGCCGCCCTCGGCCTCGGCGGCGGGCTGGCGCTGCTGCTGACCGCGTACCCGATCTGGTTCCAGTTCAACGGCCCGCAGTCCTACCGCGGCCTCCAGGGTGGCGTCTTCCACAGCTGGGGCGAGGACCTGGCCGCCTTCGTCACCTTCGCTCGGGACACCCTGGCCGGGGACCCGGCGGTGGAGAAGACCATCGGGCTGACCGAACAGAACACCTGGTTCGGCTGGCCGGTGGTGCTCGTCACGCTGGCGGCGATCGTGCTGCTCTGGCGGCGTTCCCTGGCCGCGCGGATCGCGGCGGTGCTGGTGGCGGTCTTCACCGTGGCGTCGCTCGGCCCCCGGATCCGGCTGAACGGCGTGGAGACCGAGGTCTACGGCCCCTGGCACTACATCCCCGACGACCTGCCGCTGGTCGAGATGATGATGCCCACCCGGCTCACCCTGGTGGTGACCGGCGCGGTCGGCGTCCTGCTCGCGCTCGCCTGGGACGCGGCCGACCGGAGCGGCCGGGGCGTCCCGGCGGCCGACGCCGACGGCCAGCCGGCCGACGCCGAACCCGGCGTCACGGACTCCGGTACGGCCACCGCCAGAGCCCGCCGCCGCTGGGTACGCCCCGTCGGGTGCGCCGCCGTCGCGCTGGCGGTGCTGCCGCTGGTCCCCCGGCCGCTGCCGGCCCAGCAGATCGACCCGCCGCCCACGTTCATCACGTCCGGCGCCTGGCGGACGTACGTGCCCGACGGCCGGACGCTGGTGCCGGTGCCCGTCCCGAGCAACGTGCACGGCCTCTCCACGCTGCGCTGGAGCGCGCTGACCCGGCACGAGTTCCCGGTGCCCGGCGGCTACTTCATCGGCCCCGGCCCGAACGACGAGGGCATGTTCGGCGCGCCGAACCGCCCGACCAGCACCCTGATCTACTCCACGATGGACAAGGGTGCGGCGCCGGAGCTGACCGACGAGGACCGCCGCCGGGCCGTCGAGGACCTGCGCTACTGGCGGGCCTCGGTGGTGGTGCTCGGCGCGCATCCCCGCGAGGCGGCGCTGCGCGACCTGATGACCGGTCTGCTCGGCGAGCCCCGCCGGGTCGACGACGTGTGGCTCTGGGACGTCCGTCCCCTGGTCTGA